In Glycine max cultivar Williams 82 chromosome 15, Glycine_max_v4.0, whole genome shotgun sequence, the DNA window ttatcttccttgggttttgaagatgcagcccctaaaattccttggtcttggtccttccttggataagagtgaaagccataagattttgaagaaggctttcttttaagttgttgctccactcttatacaaagttgaactagctcatctaggtccctatatggaaagagttcaaccttgtccctcacttccatattaagcccactaaggaacctagctatgcttgttctttcctcctccctaagtccagatcttaaaaggagtagttccatttgttgtctatattcttcgacactcatactcccttgtctaagcctttggagcttgtccataagctccctttaatagtaggagggaatgtgcctcttcttaaggacactcttaagatcattccaatactctactggacgatccccatgaatccttcattccctaacaagggaagccCACCAAttgagggcatacccttgaaagctaagggtagccaatggaacttttctctcttcgctaatatgatgggaAGCAAGGAGTTGTTAAACCTTCATTtctcaatctaagtaggcctcaacattatcttttccattgaaatatgggaggctaatgttaacctcttgaggccttctatccttttctcttctttgggaatgatgtttagtatgtgaactatggtgccctctataatagttgcTAAGttattcacttaaactcttgcaatagtcatgactactataggaggcatgtttttctcttttcatttctttcattatttttcttctttcttcctttcttattttctttctttcatcttgacttatttcttcaactcttttttttcctttttcttttctcttgtttttctttccacaacttaagggatctcaactcatctaatatcttatacaagggatccttaggagtagaaccctcaccattaacagtagatgaagaatgaagactcatgttggttcctaagttgtggttctttcttgttgggggtttgaaaacaaaaggtaaaagaaactatggttgaaactagccaaaataaacactaaaagaggtgtgaaagataaggtaaaaactaattggtaaaaggcaagctatctaggcggtttgacaatggaagttTGGATGACCATATTTAagattcccaacaaaacactcactatcctaagggaaaattgactaaattattacacacaaatggaagtttggtaacctattggaggctcccaacatacttccaatgaaaggcctttttgttacaaaaacttgaaagcaatgaaggtaagtaaattgccaattacaaaattacaaaacagtcctcaattttggtggttgttctccctttggtgattcactcaatttggagtgtatcttagtccaatagctcttaaggtggttggctccttgcttcttgactcaaattcttcaagggatggcaccgaTCCtcatttccaattccctatataaCAACTcataaacaaggaaaaaaagagacaagcaataaccaaagaccaaaaaatgaaatgaaagctaaactaatagtgttttaacaagacaaattttcaaggattgttcaacaattaaagcaatgaaaaacacataaaagcaagcaaggactcaaagagaaacttagaatggctcgaGAGTAAAgtaaaatgactaaaaaaaaagactcaagaaacttctagttttggcacttgttttcacactaattttcaattgacattTCAGAACTataattggtataaaataggcaccaattatagaacaaatttcgagccaaaacaacaagcacacttcactttcacttttttttcttggacaTTGATCTTTTTgccaaattgtgtgatttttagtattttttccttttatccaaatcacttggctatttttttattattttgacctagatgtctagaaaattcagtaaatatttcagctcaaaattcgtagtgaccaattcctagtaatttatacaagtttgtatgttcaagcttccagcaccagtgatttcaacctagaatttatgttgcttaaggcttggatagatacaatttgtgtttgcttattgtcataccctaatttcatccggagaccattgtttggtggcatgcaaccttcgcttgaccgcctcgaggtacttaacatccatcgttaggtaatccgCAAAGTTCTGCGACATTCCGAAAGTCAaaaagaagcattgttgcacaatccgtaaagttccacaaCATTTCAGAAGTCAAGAAGAGCCTTGttgcgtaattcgtaaagtttcacgacattccggaaagaaaataggtgtcgttacgtaatccgtaaagttccgtaacgtttcggGAAGAAACCGGTAAAAACACACGAAACggaagtgtatttagcaaaatggggtgtgtgtaaataaacagGAGTGCATTTAGCAAAGggtggggtgaacttatcaagatcctccatgttttgttggaaaatgggtgatgctaggtgcaccaagCAATAATGCTACCCCAGCAATAATGCTAGTGCACCCAACAATaatgctggtgcacccaacatttatTGTGAAAGGCCAAAAATACCCATGGccttaatttaaaagattttggTGCACCCAACACCATTTTATGCCTTCCATACACCAGCACAATGAGCTTCCATTTGCATCGCCGCTATTCTTCTTCCCCTACCTCCATTTGTGCTGCCGCTATTCTTATTCCCTTCCCTCGGTGTCATTTTTGTTGGGCTTTGATCATTCTTCTCCTCCATCGACATTGTGTACATGGTCCACCGTCGAGGTAAGCTCATTCTCCCCTTTAATGGTATTCTATTCCAttgcttgtttttaatttgttacgGATGTAGTTAACCCGCAATTGTTTGTAGGAAATAGGTTTAGGCTTACGGATGAAGTAGGAAGTAGGTTTGTACatgtggatcaagttgatccgtatgaggcttttggatcaacttgatccgcaagcctcatacggatcaagttgatccgtatgtacattttttttataaaaaaagatgtaaataagtatttttgttttgaaaaatgtttcttATAAGGATTTAGGGTTAATGTTGATTGTTTAGGGTTACTGATGATTGTTTAGGGTTAGTGTTAAGGGTTTCTATTGTATTatgtttgaattctttgaaCTAGTTGATATTGGTTTTAGATATTTTAGTTTACTAAATTAGTATCACTTTAAAAATCGTACATATGACTGACTTACGAGTAACAAGTAATAAACATATGTGAAATCACTATCTTGAAATGTAAGAATAGTTTCAAATCACGCATTATATACCAAATATGTGTGTCAttagaaaatatgaaaattccACACACAAGCACACATATAAGAATGGTAATGGTAGGCTAATGATAAAATAGGAACAAAATGCTCCACTTTGGTTTAAGATCGAACCCGGGCTACACGAGGAGCACCCCTATAACCCAAATGGTAACAAGTAATAAACATATGTAAGAATAGTTTCAAATCACGCATTATATACCAAATATGTGTATCAttagaaaatatgaaaattccACACGCAAGCACACATATAAGAATGGTAATGGCAAGCTAATGATAAAATAGGAACAAAATGCTCCACTTTAGTTTAAGATCAAACCTGAGCTACACGAGGAGCACCCGTATAACCCAAATCTCCTCAGGTTTCATTCGCCCCTAAAAGAAGCAAAACTTAAGTCCTAAAAGCAAAACAAGTAGGTCTAAAAGCAAAACAACCAATAAATATCCCAAGCCTGTCTGCAAAATTAAAAACTGTGGATGCTTTAAAGCTTCTAATGTTGCCTTTGCAGAGATCCAACAGAAGTTGTCGATCCCAAAAATGTTGTCATCAATTAGTCTTACTACTAACAATTTTCAATAAGCAAAAAAGTTCAAAATCTCATAAATGAAAATTACTATAGATTTGGAATAAGACTTTCCAAAATGACCTgaaaatcaaaacaacttaCGAGCACAAGCACACAAGTTTATGAGCACCTGAAAATCAAATTACTTTTAGTCTGCAAAAGATTGGCATTCTTGTCGATGTGAAACATGCACAACAAGTTTGTGCACTCAGGGAATACAaatttcactgcattcatcaatgctaggtCTTTGTCAGTCacaataactccagggaggGAATCACGTCTTAAAAATATACCTTAGAACCATTCTGAAGCTCATACCACATTATTAACACGTTCACCCTCCAGATATGCTAAatcagcagagaatgtcatctccgttggtgtcacaccaacaaagtcaagtagtgagAGTTTGtatctgtttgttttgtaggtactatctatcaaaaacaccaaattacatgcattgactaacttcactgcatcagggtgacaccaaaataTATCACGTACcacatcttcatcctttaatctatgcaaatgaatatattgatctcgttcaagaagcttcattagatgttgcatttcagtatcacttcctctaatggaagaacattatgcacttcttgcattgtatattttcTTGATTATTGTACAACTATTAGCATTGTATTCCTTCAACGTTAGTagaatgtttcttggtttcaccattAACTTGGTCATATCATCAATAATTGtcttttcatccttagtcaatcgcccaacgtgtggatgtccaactaatgacttggcaattcatgattatgaatcccacacatcaacttcaccatccaaccttgccCTCCAACCACTAGTTTCCCACaaagcttgaagggacacccacatttcctactcccagtATCTTTTCTAACAATCTTTTTTCCTAGACCTATACTAATCACTcttttcacaaccaattaacacaaatgaagtcTTTCCTTTACTACCAGTGTTTGTGTCAGATCTCATAATGACCACCACATATCCATTTTCATGAGCAACGGATCAAGCCCActacaaaacatcatctcgggtACCAAACACCTACAACGCAATCCATACAATTTTAGTCTTCTAAGGGACAttgattttatgaaattaataacaataaacaacattattacttgagaagtattgaacgcatccgaacaatcaacatgttgtTCAGCCTTTGCTAGTAGTGAAGGATCAAATACCATGCAGCTTTAGCCGAAAGACAAATAGGTGATTATTATCTTTAATGTCATTGCCACACCTTTAGCACGATGCATCGAAGGAGATATTTCTAGAGCATCTATCCTCATTGGTGAGCAAGGAATTCACCCTAAATTTCcatgataaaatttgaaatctctttGGCACCTTCAACTTCCAAATATTGTCTAACAAAGGATCAATATTCAAAGCATTAAAATCAAATAGACCTAAATAAGCTTTAGAAACTTTGAAACCACCATCTAAAGAGCCAAGCCAAGACACAAAATTAGCTCCTTTTAAAGCATTAGAAGGAGGGATAGCTCTACTACGATCACGAACCTGAGAATTGATAATTGGATATAGAATATGGAAATTCCAAAGACCATAAGGTGCAACATAATCGCAAACCTTGCGAGTGATGTGGTCGGGGGAGAACATCACACAAGGCACTGTGCATAAGCCTTCTTTCAAATGGAATCCaaatatgattccaaaaatCTAATGTCCCACCACCAATATTCCAACATAATTTCTTTAGAACTTGGTCCAAACTACTGCATATACCCTTCCAAAAATTAGAGCCCCGGACCGATTAGAGTTAATGTTAGAAATAAAAGAATCCCCACAACATTCACCCATTCTTCATCATAAAAGTTGTATTAAACTTCCTTGAAATTTTAGGACCTAAACCTCGAATATTTTTAGGCTTACAAGTATTCTTCCAAGATACTGTGTGAACTTTGTGGTGATTGTCAAAATCTCCCCAAATAAAATTTCTACACTGTTTATCTACCTCATCATAAATAGAGTTAATTGGGAAGATTAACCATTTGCTTCACATAAGTAGGAGTGCCTAAAGCACAAATTTAATAGAGTAACTCTACGTGCAAAGTGTTGGGAATAAATTTGTATGCCCACGATCCAAgtcatcatgtaatcaattctaattttaataataaagtattattttatttttattgtcatatttcattatttgattaaatggtCTATTTGATAAtgtccttgattaaaattaaagacttgttattataatagtgattatgataatgagaaactagtttgttctaattttaatctaaaccgTTCTTGATCATAGGATTATTGTAAATAAGATATCAATAATCcagatagattaatatatatgtgatagtatttattggataaatattaatagatctcatttattaatttgcatatataaaTGAGTCATATGTTGATGTGATCATTGAACTTACTCAATCgaaattttctaatggttaaaatttaccataaaatgtcaatagaaaattctcaagaagaggtataaaTAGCTTTCTTTGACCTAAGattgtcatagtaattaacaggttatttgttgtattttgattcCTGACACCTAATGTTTTAGAGCACTTGTTGAATGaatattggatatgattaaatacctgtagaattaatgattaatcaagaaggagTCCATCAAAtcttggtaatgagtttgagctctatgaataaaattatatcctagccaagaaaagtaaatgaaagaagaaatgagtttcttaagtcattatgaGTTAACTCAAAAGGGTTTGACAGTAATAccatactctagagttaacctagAGCTGTAAAGatggaaaaaattattacactactcttctaatggttcttgaaagtaaaatgtTACTTCATGCTATCCGGATGTTAAGGAGTGTTGCTAGATGCCTACCttaattagtatattaatttgattaatatattaccggcttagtattgaacctacgaggtcacacacaaacgagtgttctaatctctgttaaagaaattattttaatatttgatgattaattaaattagagaatttaatatgatcaaatgattaattgatttcaaaaaggtggaatattattatatttttgctagcactgaaaatataaataatatgaaagatttggtgaaagaagagaaacaaacatgtatgattttgtatttggaatttGGGTTGAAAAGGCGGATAGATATAAGTTTGACTTagtcaattattatttcaattttaattgcttaatggttagcaataaaaggtaacaataaataatatagcttaaaaaaggatactatcaataatgattttgatttgatcagaAATTTGGTATCCTTAGCGTGCTATAAATAGAGCCGTAGGTTGCACATTGAAATAATCTCAATATCACTtctctattcttattttttcacttgTCAAAGTTGTTGGCGAATAGAGGTTAGTCTCGATGTGGATACACGTAGAGTCTTCACGCTATTGAAGAATTTTTatgcttcaagagctcatcaataggtacattttttaatatgtcatcagtttataatataatttaaatacaaaatagattCTTTTATTCCACAATGTGTTTTTTGAACACCCTTTTTTCTTACACAAAGGATAGTTTCCTTGCCTTCCTAAAGAAGAGTCTTCGATTCACCTTGTTGACAACGAACTTGAAAGAATTTTTGTTAATCCTTGTATGAAGAATAAGAATACCAAGGTGTTTTTTCTTGTTGGCACCCTTTTGCAGATTTAATTCCAGGTTTTGTCTCCCTTTTCTCACAATATATTTTTAGCCCACTTTAGCAATAGGCATTTTTCCCTTTATTCTCTTCCTTAATTTCCTTTATTAACTCCTTTGCCTCCTATGGACCCACCTGACTTGTTCACcattcactactacaaaaatcaGTTTTAACATCGACAGATTAACAGATGTTAACATAAATgtggtggcataattgtaaataatgtgtatccgttaacatcgattttgtagaaaaccgatgttaacgaagtgacgttaacattggttctgttaaaactgatgttaacgtcactttgttaacatcagttttcagaaaaccgatgttaacttatgatcagttaacatcgatttttttgaataaaaccaatgttaacgttaacatcaattttttaacatcggtttttttttattgaaaactgatgttgaaattacattttaaattatatttggcaCAGCCTATTTTGCTCGCGCTCTCTTCTTCTCCGTTAACATCAAAGCTTGTTGTTCTCCATTGCACTGAAGACCATGACAGGTACGTTTCATTTCGTCTACCTATGTTGTTCTATTGAATAGCTAGGTCTGTTTCTGGAACCTTTGGTTAACCTAAGGACCTTTTTTGGTTTCTGGTGCAAGGATTAGGGAACTCGTCGTGACCTGAGACCCATTGTCACTGCCATTGAATGGCTGAGTCTCGATGCCATTATCAGTGTTGGGTTCGAGGCAAGCTTCATGTCTTCATTGTAACTTTATGCTTCCGCGTACGTGCTCTTTGTGCTCACTTCTCTCTGAAGCATGTTTATGTTCCCATTGTAATTTGTTCTTATGAAAACTAGTTGGttattgttagttagtttgttaATTAGTTACTACTACTAGGGTTTGGAGTGCAGCTAGTTGGTTATAAATTAGCTAGATTATTAATTACAGTGTCAAagctaaaataaaagatatacgGACCATGTTTTGGGGTTGAAGGCTTAGATCTCTGGACACCCAAAGAAGCAAGGTTGTAGTTAGCTTTCCTACCGTCGATTACAGGAGCAGGATCCACACAAGCTCTCATGGCAGCTTCTGGTTCACGAAAAGTAACCTGAAATGGTAATCATTAATAAACATGAATTCATATATAGTTAGCATAAGAAGGAAGATGAATTTGACAAATCCAATGAGAGGCTAgtgaaaaaaaacatgtaatatACTTCATTTAGACGTGAGATCTAGGTAGCTAGCTACtggtatataataataattcaagaatataatttatgatgctatatatagagagataaGGGATAGAGAATAAAAGAAGACAATTAAGCATACAAATCCATAGCCTTTAGATCTTCCAGTGGCTTTGTCAGTGATGACAGCAGCCTCCAAGATCTCACCAAATTGCTTAAAATACTTCTTCATTGTCTCCTTTTGAGTCTCCCAGGCCAAGCCTCCAACAAACACCTTAGTGTATGTTGTGTCACCAAACTGGCCAGCCAAATTAACTGGAGTCATCTTGAATATTGTGGATCCAATCAAAAACACACTTCCTCTGTCTTGTTGGATGGATGATCTTAATCTTATTATTATCCTCTGGCTAGAGTCAGCTCTCAATAATGACTAAACTTCCcaatgttattttcttttttgtcaaaCAATGAGTGTATAGACAGACAGATCTAGGTGATGggggtaggagaagatgagaaaTACCCATTGAATTTAGAGGGATGAGAAATAACCAGTGGTATTAGTAACCTTTTTTCAGTTGAGAAATGATTAAAACAAAACTCCACTTTCGGTTCTCAGattctctcaatttcatttcTCTTTCAAATTGTAATTAGGAGGAAATAATAAGAGTGAAAATGGTTTACAAATAAATCccgattcaaaaaaaaattctcctcAATTCAGAGTATGTGAACAAGCATATGCAAACACAGAGAGGAATGAACTGATTAAGACCTTTTTCACAGTTGCATCAATATTATTTTCCTGATCATAGCCAACAGTGAAGGTTACAAGGTCATTTGGCCTGGATGTAAGATCCTGCAAGTGTGAACTTAATTAAATGCTCTGcacctttatttcattttgatatTGGCATGTGAATCTTAATGGTTTACTTATCCAAAGCTATAGATATCTgttaaattcaacaaaaacagatttgttttctttcttgttgAACATTGAGGTTCTGCATCTTACCTTTTGTCTTTCAGTTTCTCTGAATGAAGTTGGTTAGTGAAACACTTTCTTGGTTCCCACTTCAGCTTAGTCTGTCATTTGGGATAATTTTTATGCCATTTTAAAAAGTTGAggataatttaaacaaaaaaaaaatagatttcaaataaaatagaaatttatagCTTAAATATTCAAttggttatttttatattgGGTTTCTCTGAATAAATTGATGGTTAATAGGCTCTTTTCTTGGGCTCCATACTAGTAAAGCTTGGATTGCAATAGAATTTACAATTATTAGTTTTGGCCATAGGAAGTTCGATTGTCCTGATTTTTATTTCGATTTAGATTTCATtatgtttctttaattttgtttcttagGTAAACAAAGCAACTGCCAAATGCATTTCCCTggacaaattttatttgaatatgtcTTTGGGTTTGTTGAatcaatttttaacttttagtagACTTACACAAATATGTTATGTTATCCAATGGGCATATGTAGCGGGTCTAGCGATTAGACAACGTATATTCTTcattaagaaaaaggaaaaggcgaTTATAATTTTGACTTAGGAAGTTGTTTTTATTCTGTTTTCTGATTCAAAAGTTGGCTGattgttttttagttttctacTGATTTTTATTATCCTCGAGGACTTGTGGTGTCCTCACATAGTGTATTTTTTGCTTCTGATAAAATGGCCATTTGTGGAGAAGGGCTGCTAAGGTTTACAAGATTACTACTTTATGTGATATAGAAACTTTTCTTAACTCATTGTATATGTAATATGATTTGGGAAGCTATCAGATATGCTTATGTTTAGAGGTGTCTCCTTTTTTCTTGTAACCGAAATGACATACGTTGTTGCATATGAAAACTTTCTTCTCTTGTTTGTGGAACACAAGGTTGCTCCTAAATCTGATGCGCTTAATTTTCAGTTCATATTGTTAGGTGTTGTTCTATTTCCTATTGATGTTCCCCGCTTGAAGGAGCATGGGGTCATCACATTGAATGaaacttgtatgtcttgaacaatagtaatgaagttttgccatacatacttaagcatgaagctttagtcaaacagaataatccaaaaatgtcaaagaattgggtgttgaaaaagcataacaagactttctgtgattggtttaaagatacaatctttgcagaggaaaatgcttcagaaacattaagaaagctagcagatgggcctaaaagaaatgttataacttggcaaggatacgacataaacaagtattcattttagACAAAAGCACAAGAAGACAAAAGTACAATCCAGAatagcggggtcaccctaagggctgaatgtcaacactttgcaagtgtgcATGatgccaatccctgtgtagcttccatcccttactttgggtcattgatgaaatttgggagcttaac includes these proteins:
- the LOC100791707 gene encoding probable RNA-binding protein ARP1, giving the protein MTPVNLAGQFGDTTYTKVFVGGLAWETQKETMKKYFKQFGEILEAAVITDKATGRSKGYGFVTFREPEAAMRACVDPAPVIDGRKANYNLASLGVQRSKPSTPKHGPYIFYFSFDTVRDRSRAIPPSNALKGANFVSWLGSLDGGFKVSKAYLGLFDFNALNIDPLLDNIWKLKVPKRFQILSWKFRVNSLLTNEDRCSRNISFDASC